The Candidatus Binataceae bacterium genome has a segment encoding these proteins:
- a CDS encoding AsmA-like C-terminal region-containing protein encodes MRKGWYIASAAVAAAIALVGGLMLYALINLNEIVRDHQAALLARASQLLGRQVTVVSLKASVGLGASITVDGLQVAGDPAFSPLPLVTVREVQCGVQLLPLLSGRLHLSHLALLAPRLNLQQKNGRFNFSTLGRPSDPPWATASAKPASPPAAPAAQLMITGKPRQLPNPINRLLADLRVASLTIEDGTLSYQDAGAPAINITRIALTADHLRLDAPVPVSVVMAVWSVEPNLNAHGWVGPVARGHVLNANAIPLNLALRVGPLALDQLRQVPAIADRVPAQLTLSAPLGAQLTLRGTPARLAFEITTDLSAARLGYTSLFAKPAGLALHLSGRGVASPAAIEVQSATARIDNQEASLSNLVIAPGSWHGELELQHFALAPLAMLIGPLHGDVIAGTADAHLRVSSGAPVPALEGSVVLSGAGVRLRGGTFPALSAVDARLELQGQRAVLEPTRFKIGSSPAQLAGQAQSLYPLQAHWTASASDIKLAQFIPSRAPDDHIDQLNLEGSLEGAGATMRAMVDARSASGLVARVPYRQFTASVMYAGQTLTIQSLSLQAYGGSAQVQGQLVVKQVPALSATAQVRQIDLAQLLAAQHDKDAGAVQGTLSGEVKLAGQGSNWTALQPTLRGTGQGSLVHGKLLGINLVAGAMEQINRVPGIGGLVTASLIARHAELFHSPDTDLGNARMSFTVAGMRLVSRDITAQARDYRLSGAGWFGFDRRLDLEIAVLLSTGLSRDLQAQKKNVVYLMNPQGEIEVPMTVSGRLPKPVVRPDLQVMVARAAQQALKRHGRALLGGLGKRLNNLLGGLP; translated from the coding sequence ATGCGCAAGGGTTGGTATATCGCGAGTGCAGCCGTAGCCGCAGCCATAGCCCTGGTGGGCGGGCTGATGCTCTACGCGCTGATCAATCTCAACGAAATCGTGCGCGATCATCAAGCTGCGCTGCTGGCGCGCGCCTCGCAACTCCTGGGGCGCCAGGTAACGGTCGTCTCCCTCAAAGCCAGCGTAGGTCTGGGAGCGAGCATTACCGTGGACGGTTTGCAGGTGGCCGGCGATCCCGCCTTCTCGCCCTTGCCCTTGGTTACCGTCCGCGAAGTGCAATGCGGGGTGCAACTGCTGCCGCTGTTGTCTGGTCGCCTGCATCTGTCACATCTTGCCTTGCTCGCTCCTCGGCTCAATCTGCAGCAAAAGAATGGCCGATTCAATTTCAGCACGCTGGGCCGCCCCAGTGACCCTCCCTGGGCCACCGCGTCAGCGAAACCAGCTTCACCGCCGGCCGCCCCAGCCGCTCAGTTGATGATAACTGGCAAACCGCGGCAGCTGCCTAACCCGATCAATCGCCTTCTGGCCGATCTGCGGGTGGCCAGCCTAACCATTGAAGATGGCACGCTCTCATACCAAGATGCCGGCGCACCCGCGATTAACATCACTCGGATTGCCCTCACCGCCGACCATTTGCGCCTGGATGCTCCGGTACCGGTTTCCGTGGTCATGGCGGTGTGGTCGGTCGAGCCCAACCTCAATGCGCACGGATGGGTCGGGCCGGTGGCGCGCGGCCACGTTCTGAATGCCAATGCCATTCCACTCAACTTGGCTCTACGCGTGGGTCCGCTGGCACTGGACCAATTGCGCCAAGTGCCAGCTATCGCGGACCGTGTCCCTGCGCAACTGACGCTGTCCGCCCCCCTGGGCGCCCAGCTTACCCTGCGCGGCACCCCGGCACGCCTGGCCTTTGAAATCACCACCGACTTGAGCGCGGCACGGTTGGGGTACACGAGTTTGTTTGCCAAGCCAGCAGGCTTGGCTTTACACCTAAGTGGCCGTGGCGTAGCTTCCCCGGCGGCGATCGAAGTGCAAAGCGCGACCGCGCGGATCGATAACCAGGAGGCCAGCTTAAGCAACTTGGTAATCGCCCCCGGGTCCTGGCATGGCGAGCTCGAACTGCAGCATTTCGCGCTCGCGCCGTTGGCAATGCTCATTGGTCCACTGCACGGCGATGTCATTGCGGGCACGGCGGATGCTCATCTTCGGGTTAGCTCCGGCGCGCCGGTCCCTGCTCTGGAGGGGAGCGTCGTCTTGAGCGGCGCGGGGGTTAGGCTTAGGGGTGGTACGTTCCCCGCCTTGAGCGCGGTGGATGCGCGCCTGGAGCTGCAAGGCCAGCGTGCCGTCTTGGAGCCGACGCGATTTAAAATCGGTTCCTCCCCCGCGCAATTGGCCGGGCAGGCCCAGAGCCTGTACCCGTTGCAGGCGCACTGGACGGCGAGCGCCAGCGATATCAAACTGGCGCAGTTCATCCCTTCCCGCGCTCCCGACGATCACATCGATCAGTTGAACCTGGAAGGCAGTCTGGAGGGCGCGGGCGCCACCATGCGAGCTATGGTTGATGCGCGCTCGGCGTCTGGGCTAGTTGCGCGGGTTCCCTATCGCCAGTTCACGGCCAGCGTCATGTACGCGGGCCAGACTCTAACCATTCAATCGCTCTCGCTGCAGGCCTATGGCGGCAGCGCGCAGGTGCAAGGTCAGCTTGTGGTCAAGCAGGTTCCCGCTTTGAGTGCCACCGCGCAAGTGCGCCAGATCGACCTTGCCCAACTGCTTGCCGCTCAGCACGATAAGGACGCTGGCGCCGTGCAGGGCACGCTTAGCGGCGAGGTCAAGCTTGCTGGTCAAGGGAGCAATTGGACCGCGCTTCAACCCACTCTGCGCGGTACCGGCCAAGGCAGCTTGGTGCACGGCAAGCTGCTGGGCATCAACCTAGTGGCCGGCGCGATGGAACAAATCAATCGCGTGCCGGGTATTGGCGGTCTGGTGACTGCCAGCTTGATCGCGCGCCATGCCGAGCTGTTCCACAGTCCCGACACCGACCTGGGTAACGCCCGGATGTCTTTCACGGTGGCCGGCATGCGGCTGGTGTCGCGCGACATTACGGCGCAAGCCCGTGACTACCGGCTGTCGGGTGCGGGTTGGTTCGGTTTCGACCGCCGGCTCGATCTGGAGATAGCGGTGCTGTTATCGACGGGATTATCGCGTGACTTGCAGGCGCAGAAGAAAAACGTGGTTTACCTGATGAATCCCCAGGGCGAGATCGAGGTGCCGATGACGGTCAGCGGACGGCTACCAAAGCCGGTGGTGCGGCCCGACCTGCAAGTGATGGTGGCGCGGGCGGCGCAGCAGGCCCTCAAGCGACACGGTCGAGCCCTGCTGGGAGGATTAGGTAAGCGGCTAAACAACTTGTTGGGGGGACTGCCCTGA
- a CDS encoding Ppx/GppA phosphatase family protein, producing the protein MRIAAIDIGSNSIHVVVAELAEDGSFKILDRAKEMVGLARGTLLQGRLSLETIDFGIRTLNTFQRLARRQGADPVLAVATSAVREAANGGDFVLRAWEELGLHIDVITGSQEARLIFGAARHAIDFRGQRPLVVDIGGGSIEIVQGDETRIKWQQSLKLGVVRLSERFIKSDPPKSSEIAALREHARELLAPTFARVRRPRPTLMVGTSGTWLTLTAMASALRRGKVPPQLHNHTLKRQALADLSALLAKQSARERSRMPGLERRRVDTIVAGAIVAGVLMDGFKMKALRVCEWALREGILLDFMAHHQRDLEAAALVPDLRRRSVLEMARRFQVEEAHSRQVARLALILFDLTRGVHGLGAAARELLEYAALLHDVGLYVSHAKHHRHSHYLITQGELRGFEPAEIQLIAAVARFHKGAPPKGSAVELAGLSSEAQKLAIGLAALLRIADGLDRSHHSVVRDLHLARSNGALEVSLDTARRDAELELWAAQRKAEIWDRTFAQPLRFRAASPRTGEH; encoded by the coding sequence ATGCGCATCGCAGCCATCGATATCGGCTCCAATTCCATCCATGTGGTGGTCGCCGAGTTGGCCGAAGACGGCAGCTTCAAGATTTTGGATCGCGCCAAAGAGATGGTCGGCCTGGCGCGTGGCACCTTGCTCCAGGGCCGGCTTTCCCTTGAAACTATTGATTTCGGCATTCGCACGCTTAATACCTTCCAGCGCCTGGCCCGCCGCCAGGGCGCGGATCCGGTGTTAGCGGTTGCGACCAGCGCGGTGCGCGAAGCCGCCAACGGCGGCGATTTCGTGCTGCGTGCCTGGGAGGAGCTGGGCCTGCACATCGATGTTATCACCGGCTCCCAGGAGGCCCGGCTAATTTTTGGTGCGGCCCGCCATGCAATCGATTTTCGCGGTCAGCGGCCGCTGGTAGTGGACATCGGTGGCGGCAGTATCGAAATCGTCCAGGGCGACGAGACTCGGATCAAATGGCAGCAAAGTCTCAAACTGGGGGTGGTGCGCCTGAGCGAGCGCTTCATCAAGAGCGACCCGCCCAAGTCCAGCGAAATAGCTGCATTGCGTGAGCACGCGCGGGAGCTGCTCGCCCCCACCTTCGCCCGCGTCCGCCGTCCGCGCCCAACCCTGATGGTTGGGACCTCGGGCACCTGGCTGACCCTGACCGCGATGGCTTCTGCGCTGCGCCGCGGCAAGGTCCCACCCCAACTGCACAATCACACGCTCAAGCGGCAGGCGCTGGCTGATTTAAGCGCACTGCTGGCCAAGCAGAGTGCGCGCGAGCGCAGCCGCATGCCCGGGCTGGAGCGGCGGCGGGTGGATACCATCGTGGCCGGTGCCATCGTCGCGGGGGTGCTGATGGACGGCTTCAAGATGAAAGCGCTACGGGTCTGCGAATGGGCCCTGCGGGAAGGCATCCTGCTCGATTTCATGGCTCACCATCAGCGCGACTTGGAAGCCGCCGCGTTGGTGCCCGATTTGCGCCGACGCAGCGTGCTGGAGATGGCGCGCCGCTTCCAGGTCGAAGAAGCCCACAGCCGCCAGGTCGCCCGCCTGGCTCTGATCCTCTTTGACCTCACGCGGGGTGTTCACGGCTTGGGCGCAGCGGCGCGCGAACTGCTAGAATACGCCGCCCTACTCCACGACGTGGGGCTTTATGTTAGCCATGCCAAGCACCATCGCCATTCCCATTACTTGATCACTCAAGGGGAGCTGCGAGGGTTCGAGCCGGCGGAAATTCAGCTCATCGCCGCGGTGGCGCGCTTTCACAAGGGGGCGCCACCCAAAGGTTCGGCCGTGGAACTGGCGGGGCTGAGCAGCGAAGCGCAAAAACTGGCGATCGGCTTGGCCGCGCTGCTGCGGATCGCCGACGGCCTAGACCGGAGCCACCATAGCGTGGTGCGGGACCTGCACCTGGCGCGCAGCAATGGGGCCCTGGAAGTGAGCCTGGACACCGCGCGGCGCGATGCCGAACTGGAGCTGTGGGCGGCGCAACGCAAGGCCGAAATCTGGGACCGCACTTTCGCTCAACCTTTGCGCTTTCGCGCCGCGAGCCCACGGACTGGGGAGCATTGA
- the tmk gene encoding dTMP kinase, whose amino-acid sequence MEPHKPPHPYPGKLIVVEGIDGSGKSTQLALLHRWLAAQGYRVCFTQWNSSDLVRQAIRRAKRKNLLTPTTFSLLHASDFADRLSYQIMPPLQGGMVVLCDRYIYTAFARDVARGVDPDWVRRIYTLAPRPDLALYFRVPIELALTRILRSRQKLKYYEAGMDLGLAREATQSFRLFQSRVLAQYDGLVEEYGLRVIEAQQEISSQQILVRSLVEEVLRDVRPRKLYERRALLRPRAALSKVREP is encoded by the coding sequence ATGGAACCACACAAGCCACCTCACCCCTATCCAGGCAAATTGATCGTAGTCGAGGGAATCGACGGCTCGGGTAAGTCGACGCAGCTCGCCTTGCTCCATCGCTGGCTTGCAGCCCAGGGTTACCGGGTTTGTTTCACTCAATGGAACTCCTCCGACCTGGTGCGCCAGGCGATTCGGCGGGCCAAGCGCAAGAACCTGCTCACCCCAACCACTTTCAGCCTGCTGCATGCCTCGGACTTCGCCGATCGACTGAGCTATCAGATCATGCCGCCGCTGCAAGGCGGGATGGTGGTGCTTTGCGACCGCTACATTTACACTGCCTTCGCTCGCGACGTGGCCCGCGGAGTCGATCCGGACTGGGTGCGACGGATCTATACCCTGGCGCCGCGCCCCGATCTGGCGTTGTACTTTCGCGTACCGATCGAATTGGCCTTGACACGTATTTTGCGCAGCCGGCAAAAGCTCAAATATTACGAGGCTGGGATGGATCTGGGCTTGGCCCGTGAGGCGACCCAAAGCTTTCGCCTCTTTCAGAGCCGGGTGCTAGCTCAGTACGATGGGTTGGTGGAAGAGTACGGTTTGCGCGTGATCGAAGCGCAGCAGGAAATTTCTTCGCAGCAGATCCTGGTGCGCAGCCTGGTCGAGGAGGTATTGCGCGACGTACGCCCGCGCAAGCTTTATGAAAGACGTGCGCTTTTACGGCCAAGGGCTGCCCTATCGAAAGTTAGGGAACCTTAA
- a CDS encoding Smr/MutS family protein: MRKRKRSVHHRAADPTPKPAFDSPFKGLKGMLAAQRVAPAPPQAMPTPPPAVVPLESDQELFSNALAGVVPLGGPRPVPPGDKAAVQRVIVSEEAEVLAELSDLVSGQGAFDITETEEYVEGARMDLDPRLIVRLRRGEFAFEAYLDMHGMTQSDAHEELARFLRESIRQGRRTVLVVHGKGLGSPGGKGVLKHASVEWLSHGSLSAHVLGFVTARPIDGGTGALYVLLQRTRKRAPFDVLNGTKRRP; this comes from the coding sequence GTGCGCAAGCGCAAGCGCTCAGTTCATCATCGCGCCGCAGACCCCACGCCAAAGCCGGCCTTCGACTCGCCCTTCAAGGGGCTTAAGGGGATGCTGGCGGCCCAGCGTGTCGCACCCGCCCCACCCCAAGCCATGCCTACCCCACCACCGGCCGTCGTGCCGCTGGAAAGCGACCAGGAACTGTTCAGCAATGCGCTGGCGGGAGTAGTACCACTAGGTGGTCCACGGCCGGTACCTCCCGGAGACAAGGCAGCGGTCCAACGGGTGATCGTCAGTGAGGAAGCCGAGGTTCTCGCCGAACTGTCCGATCTGGTCAGCGGACAGGGCGCTTTCGATATCACCGAGACCGAGGAGTATGTGGAAGGGGCCCGGATGGACCTCGACCCACGTCTGATCGTGCGCCTGCGCCGAGGTGAATTCGCCTTCGAAGCCTATCTCGACATGCATGGCATGACGCAGTCCGATGCTCACGAGGAGTTGGCTCGGTTCCTGCGCGAGTCTATCCGGCAGGGACGGCGCACGGTGCTGGTGGTGCATGGCAAGGGACTAGGATCGCCCGGCGGCAAGGGCGTGCTCAAGCACGCCAGCGTTGAATGGCTGTCGCATGGCTCGCTCTCCGCGCATGTGCTGGGTTTTGTTACCGCCCGCCCCATTGACGGCGGGACCGGGGCGCTTTATGTGCTGTTGCAGCGCACACGCAAGCGCGCGCCCTTCGACGTGCTTAATGGCACCAAGCGTCGGCCCTGA
- the atpE gene encoding ATP synthase F0 subunit C: MVRRLGVMLGTVAAMVLTSPLLAMAQQSAAGGSAGGVALRAGLIAIGANIGVGIAALGCGLGQGKLMGSAMESIGRNPNSAGQIFTPMIIGLAFIESLTLYALVVAFLLQAKM; the protein is encoded by the coding sequence ATGGTACGACGATTGGGAGTGATGCTGGGCACCGTGGCGGCTATGGTGCTGACCTCGCCGCTGCTGGCGATGGCGCAGCAGAGCGCGGCCGGCGGCAGCGCGGGCGGCGTGGCCTTGCGCGCCGGGCTGATTGCGATCGGCGCCAACATCGGCGTAGGCATCGCGGCCCTGGGCTGCGGCCTGGGTCAGGGCAAGTTGATGGGCTCGGCAATGGAATCCATCGGCCGCAATCCCAACAGCGCCGGGCAAATCTTTACCCCGATGATCATCGGCTTGGCTTTCATCGAATCGCTTACCCTGTATGCGCTGGTGGTGGCCTTTCTGCTGCAAGCCAAGATGTAG